One Aegilops tauschii subsp. strangulata cultivar AL8/78 chromosome 2, Aet v6.0, whole genome shotgun sequence genomic window, ATTTGGTAAATTTCTCTTCAGTATTTTTCTTAAACTCCATCAAGGTTGGCAGAAAATTTAACCAATGCAGTTGTTATCTTCCCTCTGGTACTGTGCCCAATGACTCGCAGTCCTTCCTCTCTTTTCTCTCTGGAAAAGGAGAGGTTGAGAGGAAGGTAGCTGGTTTGGGTGAAGAAAAGAGAAATATGGTAGGGTTTGCAGTTGGTTCATGCTCTGCAAATCAAAGGCACAACTCTACCTATCACTTCTTCCCTGTTACATCTATATTCGAATTATCCCTTGTTTTGTACTAAATCACCCGTGCTAACCCATGCAACTACACAAGTTTAGGCAATGGACTTGTGGTACTCTGTCATGGAATATGTTGTGAGCTCATTGCGCTTGGGTCCTCATAACTTCCTTTTTTTGTGGTTTAACTTTTGGTATTTGTTCTTATGTGATTGTGTAACTGGTGTGTGCAAATATCATCAGCAAAAGCTTTGGCATCTATCCTGATTTACTAAATGCATCTCATATAAAGACACCAATTTCAGGTGTATGTAGTTTTGCTGTTCATGTTCATAATTGATACATCACTTAATAAAGTTTTGTGTTCTTTGTTTCAGGACCATTATGGTAACTCTGCATTACTATCTAAAGGTGTCGGAGGCCCCCAGCTTAATGGTACCAGAGGGTTTGATGGGCAGCCATTTAGACCAAGCATAGTTCGCGGTGTTGGCGCAACACCAAACCACTCCACATTTGATATGGGTTCAACATTGGCAGAccatgatgctgaattttatgGCCATCAGAATCACTTCATGCCAGACATGGGAAAGATCAACACTTTTGGTAGAAGGGACTTTGATTCTACTTATCTCTCAGATTCTGATCTTTCAGATACTTTCTCTGGATTGAGGCTGTCTAATAGGGCATCATTTGATGAAAGGAGTCATGAGAAAGAGCTGCTGGATGAAATGCTTATGCATCGCAGATATTTCAACTCTAATATGGCTGATGATAGCCGGCTTCCTTCAGCGGGTAATGCTTTTCACTCACCTAGGTCCAAGCACATGGATTTTCGCCCGACACGTCGAAATTGTTTACGTAGGCAGAACAGTTCAATTGATGCCCCCAATGTCCCAAGGATGAATCACCATCACATGGATAATGTTGATCAACTGTCTTTTGCTGAAAGGCTAACTTTGATGCAGTCAGGCAATTTGCGTGGGGAGGCCAATTATCTCCGTGATGCAGCTACAACAAATATGATAAACCCCTTGAGCAGTAGAAACAACACCATTACAGACTTGGATCTGGCTAGGAATCGTAGGGCATACCTTGAGGATCAGTTTGCCCGGCAGTGTCTGCAGAATGAAAGTAGTTATGTACCAAAATCTGGTCTCTCTTATGGTGGTAATAGGCTCTATCATGATGAGCCTTGTTTCCCCTCTTCAAGGGCGCAAAGATTAGGGCCTAACTTTCATCCTAATTTGGGGAGCATTCCATGTCACGGTGACCAGCAATCACGGCTCTTCTCTGTTAATAGAAGGTCAGCTGGTAGGAATATGGGCCTACAGAGCAATCAAGATAATGCTGTAGAACACTGCATAGATTCTATTGATAGAAACAGTGAAGAAACCTTGGAGCTACTTGATGCAGTTGGCCATGTCATGAATGTCAGGTATATTGTTATTTTATTCCGCAGTCTGCTTTTTAGTTCAATATATTTCTATATAAGTCATCTCATTTTCATCTTAATGCAGTGTGGATCAACATGGCAGTCGGTTTATTCAACAGAAACTAGAAGAAGCATCTGCTGAGGATAGGGAAAAGATCTTTCCAGAGATACTGGCCAATGTTATTGCTCTAACAACCGATGTGTTTGGTAATTATGTGATCCAGAAGGTACATCAACAGGTCCTGGTAATTTGATGATTATTTGTTTATTGGGATATACTGATGTTTGTGATCCACTGTTCACAGTTCTTTGAGTTTGCTACGGAGAGCCAGCTGAAACAGTTAGCAGATAAACTCAATGGCCATATTAAGGCTCTAAGCGGTCAGATGTATGGTTGCAGAGTTGTTCAAAAGGTCAGTTTAATGTTAATGATTTGTTTCTGTTACAGTGTCAAGTGTCATGCAAAATTTGTTCCTTCTGTTTTTCTGTAAATGTCCTAAAAATGCAACCCATAAAAAATTCAGCATTaaagaatttttatgattttttagTAATCAAAATTCAGTGTAGGAATGGGTAGTTAGTAAGCAGTTTGTGAGTTATTTAGCCATTTTTTGTGACAAAATTATGTGGTACTGCATATTTCACAAAAATGCATTTATCTTTTGATTTAGTTTGTGCCCTGACCTTGTTACGGATGCTCCAGCTGTTTTTACATGAGATAATCCACCAAATTCTGGTACTTCCATGTTGCTGCTAGTAGTAACTTGACAGCACAGCCATACTTAGACCTCCAGAAGGTCAATCTTCAGTTTACTTGACTTCTGAGCCTGCTAGTAGTAACTTGACAGCCATTCAAGGATGTCTTGGTTGTTCACGAGGCCATCCATTTGTTGTTATGTGATGACCTGATTTCTTGTCTTCCAATGGCATTTGACATTGTGATGACCAACTCATTGATTTGTCATACCCATACCAAACAAAGGTTAGGTTCAGAGATAGGGCTGCATTGTCGAGTTTTACTCCTTTTGATGTAGTAAATCATTATTGGCTTGTATAGATGTCAGCATGCTCCCTTTCTACTCATTTTGGAGAACCTGTTCTTCACTTCTAAGAGTTGTTGCTTTGAATTGTAGCTCTCATCCATTGGGGTTTTGATTGACATGGCACATTTGCAATGGAGTTTTATATATCTTTAGCATGCTTTAAATTATAAAATTCTAATATTCAGTATTGACAGGTTATTGAGGTAGTTGATATGGACACAAAGATTGCTATAGTTTAT contains:
- the LOC109747007 gene encoding pumilio homolog 2, with the translated sequence MAPFGDGGGMGGGPFGDGGMGGGAFGGAGRAFGHGGEEDAGWGWDPLRSGSAPPTMDGALLGAEGVLGGGGGGMGGGGGGDSFFSGAGGLGARLDEVSRRRGVIDQDHYGNSALLSKGVGGPQLNGTRGFDGQPFRPSIVRGVGATPNHSTFDMGSTLADHDAEFYGHQNHFMPDMGKINTFGRRDFDSTYLSDSDLSDTFSGLRLSNRASFDERSHEKELLDEMLMHRRYFNSNMADDSRLPSAGNAFHSPRSKHMDFRPTRRNCLRRQNSSIDAPNVPRMNHHHMDNVDQLSFAERLTLMQSGNLRGEANYLRDAATTNMINPLSSRNNTITDLDLARNRRAYLEDQFARQCLQNESSYVPKSGLSYGGNRLYHDEPCFPSSRAQRLGPNFHPNLGSIPCHGDQQSRLFSVNRRSAGRNMGLQSNQDNAVEHCIDSIDRNSEETLELLDAVGHVMNVSVDQHGSRFIQQKLEEASAEDREKIFPEILANVIALTTDVFGNYVIQKFFEFATESQLKQLADKLNGHIKALSGQMYGCRVVQKVIEVVDMDTKIAIVYELMDSVLDCIGDQNGNHVIQKCIECVPEDRIPFVLEPILSQIFKLCTHQYGCRVIQRVLEHCRKPATQSAVMNEIVQHAFSLTEDKYGNYVVQHVLQHGKPEERSSIIQKLTGQVVILSQQKYASNVIEKCLTYGTPEERDVLIREIFSCGQTFQTLMKDQFGNYVVQKVLQTCDDKHLEMILSSIKVHLNELKNYTYGKHIVARVEKLIITGENRVRMASKPCRCQQAAKCADADADSS